In a genomic window of Onychostoma macrolepis isolate SWU-2019 chromosome 08, ASM1243209v1, whole genome shotgun sequence:
- the LOC131545348 gene encoding CMRF35-like molecule 3 isoform X1 has product MKVHLKILSVFIVVTGVLMKSENVYVGTVGETVDIKCQYPDDHRYTPKYFCRHPCKSSVLIKSAKIDQVVSDGRYSLIDTVSGRFFTVTIKHLRLTDSDVYYCGLDQWFRDTLNQVQLSVRAAAPVNRSTHTPENTHITSTWTTTLTSAGTSISLSDKSSSYEQFSATSPTVQSMGPTPMDKNSVSVTVVCAGVLVLLVFGVLVALVSFCKKRSYLKSTCLQPPVPENPVQDSSDLIQVSQTVDNVNHLYDDIVNVYSLAGPAKDGISSVIYSTVQHCDPAPHDENALYSVITQH; this is encoded by the exons ATGAAAGTCCATCTAAAGattctttctgtttttatag TTGTGACCGGTGTGTTGATGAAGTCTGAAAATGTTTATGTGGGAACAGTGGGTGAAACGGTGGATATCAAATGTCAATATCCAGATGACCATAGATATACACCCAAGTACTTTTGCCGTCATCCCTGTAAATCatctgttttgattaaaagtgcAAAGATTGATCAGGTCGTCTCAGATGGAAGATACTCTTTGATTGATACTGTGAGTGGACGGTTCTTTACTGTAACCATCAAACATCTCAGACTCACAGACTCTGATGTTTATTACTGTGGACTTGATCAATGGTTCCGTGACACACTGAATCAAGTTCAACTGTCTGTCCGTGCAG CAGCTCCTGTGAACAGATCTACACACACCCCTGAAAACACACATATAACATCTACATGGACAACAACACTCACCTCTGCAGGAACATCCA tctctctctcagatAAATCTAGTTCATATGAGCAATTCTCAGCAACTTCGCCAACAGTCCAGTCAATGGGACCTACACCAATGGATAAAAACTCTG tcagtGTGACTGTGGTTTGTGCAGGTGTTCTGGTGCTGCTGGTGTTTGGGGTTCTTGTGGCGTTAGTGTCTTTCTGCAAGAAAAGATCATATTTAAAGTCCACAT GTCTGCAACCACCTGTCCCTGAAAATCCAGTTCAAGATTCATCAGATCTCATCCAG GTCTCTCAGACTGTAGATAATGTCAACCACCTCTATGATGATATTGTGAACGTGTACAGTCTGGCTGGTCCAGCTAAAGATGGCATTTCTTCTGTAATATATTCCACTGTGCAGCATTGTGATCCTGCACCTCATGATGAGAATGCTTTGTATTCAGTTATCACACAACACTGA
- the LOC131545348 gene encoding CMRF35-like molecule 5 isoform X2 has protein sequence MKVHLKILSVFIVVTGVLMKSENVYVGTVGETVDIKCQYPDDHRYTPKYFCRHPCKSSVLIKSAKIDQVVSDGRYSLIDTVSGRFFTVTIKHLRLTDSDVYYCGLDQWFRDTLNQVQLSVRAAPVNRSTHTPENTHITSTWTTTLTSAGTSISLSDKSSSYEQFSATSPTVQSMGPTPMDKNSVSVTVVCAGVLVLLVFGVLVALVSFCKKRSYLKSTCLQPPVPENPVQDSSDLIQVSQTVDNVNHLYDDIVNVYSLAGPAKDGISSVIYSTVQHCDPAPHDENALYSVITQH, from the exons ATGAAAGTCCATCTAAAGattctttctgtttttatag TTGTGACCGGTGTGTTGATGAAGTCTGAAAATGTTTATGTGGGAACAGTGGGTGAAACGGTGGATATCAAATGTCAATATCCAGATGACCATAGATATACACCCAAGTACTTTTGCCGTCATCCCTGTAAATCatctgttttgattaaaagtgcAAAGATTGATCAGGTCGTCTCAGATGGAAGATACTCTTTGATTGATACTGTGAGTGGACGGTTCTTTACTGTAACCATCAAACATCTCAGACTCACAGACTCTGATGTTTATTACTGTGGACTTGATCAATGGTTCCGTGACACACTGAATCAAGTTCAACTGTCTGTCCGTGCAG CTCCTGTGAACAGATCTACACACACCCCTGAAAACACACATATAACATCTACATGGACAACAACACTCACCTCTGCAGGAACATCCA tctctctctcagatAAATCTAGTTCATATGAGCAATTCTCAGCAACTTCGCCAACAGTCCAGTCAATGGGACCTACACCAATGGATAAAAACTCTG tcagtGTGACTGTGGTTTGTGCAGGTGTTCTGGTGCTGCTGGTGTTTGGGGTTCTTGTGGCGTTAGTGTCTTTCTGCAAGAAAAGATCATATTTAAAGTCCACAT GTCTGCAACCACCTGTCCCTGAAAATCCAGTTCAAGATTCATCAGATCTCATCCAG GTCTCTCAGACTGTAGATAATGTCAACCACCTCTATGATGATATTGTGAACGTGTACAGTCTGGCTGGTCCAGCTAAAGATGGCATTTCTTCTGTAATATATTCCACTGTGCAGCATTGTGATCCTGCACCTCATGATGAGAATGCTTTGTATTCAGTTATCACACAACACTGA
- the LOC131545528 gene encoding CMRF-35-like molecule 4 produces the protein MYEFSVSLCLTQLKTLAVFSVVVTGVLMKSENVYVGTVGETVDIKCQYPDDHRYTPKYFCRHPCKSSVLIKSAKIDQVVSDGRYSLIDFVSGRFFTVTIKHLRLTDSDVYYCGLDQWFRDTLNQVQLSVRPDNSHSYEPLPSTVQSPGSTPPVNSSSVNVTAVCAGVLLFLVFWILVASVCIYSRRSDAKSRYTAQEPPDFNQAMEDICTMVVYSLDDPPKEDCSSLNYSTTLLHVTQ, from the exons ATGTATGAATTTTCTGTAAGTCTCTGTTTAACCCAACTGAAAACTTTGGCTGTGTTTTCTGTAGTTGTGACCGGTGTGTTGATGAAGTCTGAAAATGTTTATGTGGGAACAGTGGGTGAAACGGTGGATATCAAATGTCAATATCCAGATGACCATAGATATACACCCAAGTACTTTTGCCGTCATCCCTGTAAATCatctgttttgattaaaagtgcAAAGATTGATCAGGTCGTCTCAGATGGAAGATACTCTTTGATTGATTTTGTGAGTGGACGGTTCTTTACTGTAACCATCAAACATCTCAGACTCACAGACTCTGATGTTTATTACTGTGGACTTGATCAATGGTTCCGTGACACACTGAATCAAGTTCAACTGTCTGTCCGTCCAG ATAATTCTCACTCATATGAACCGTTACCATCAACAGTCCAATCACCAGGTTCCACTCCTCCAGTCAACAGCTCCTCTG TCAATGTGACTGCGGTTTGTGCAGGTGTTTTGTTATTCCTGGTTTTCTGGATCCTTGTGGCTTCAGTGTGTATCTACAGCAGAAGATCAGATGCAAAGTCCAGAT ATACAGCTCAAGAGCCACCAGACTTCAACCAG GCTATGGAAGATATATGTACAATGGTAGTGTATAGTTTGGATGATCCACCTAAAGAAGACTGTTCTTCTCTAAACTATTCAACTACATTACTGCATGTCACTCAGTAA